Proteins encoded together in one Eriocheir sinensis breed Jianghai 21 chromosome 41, ASM2467909v1, whole genome shotgun sequence window:
- the LOC127009697 gene encoding TAF6-like RNA polymerase II p300/CBP-associated factor-associated factor 65 kDa subunit 6L isoform X3: MLGDEKRCAQVAVESIITWGEAVGVADLPQDLARSIAADVTYRLRQTLSVCGQFLRHSKRRRLTPDDVNQALMWMDIPSVNGYTSSEPTEWQAVPEVGVHIPHDPTVNLASTGLSGDIFHQPGSPCVRGEWAYISGHTIVKGEGSGDSIPAPLSLSSDHQQYYQTLFTVIAGPSNDLFKMMCEDVASNPGVNGMVGYIVGGVMRGAHKARQKPCILRRLLLIVQALLLNSNIHLGPQNYMRDIINVLVYCIIIERKSPQDTQMIRSLACNVLLQVVSREPGCRVTWEGVVSSLGGVVASSSRPWGQHVGALIGLLTLGCPALLHSLTPIARSYHNRLAHAIAQASSPSTRDALDAHTAKCFLLAGLVNVMKSYVKSLPDNMVMFASSKESAPSPAQSSSGMGDEQVPFEQVQEIYNLGEEAYGSAFITQVPTVYLCCTPNHVPSFLQSSVYRDQAISGDALLNPPPARRPKHKASTPHHHHQSPSRAKGRRSHQPIAPSQVFEGYRSLPEKSCIQVNIGGCPTKNLNKLKRRECSLPTVVPHPHRPLLSRYCARLTGCMPHNTFTKPLHAPLRSGPSLQYLIL, from the exons ATGCTT GGAGATGAGAAACGCTGTGCCCAGGTGGCTGTGGAAAGCATCATCACATGGGGGGAAGCAGTTGGAGTAGCAGACCTCCCTCAAGACCTAGCTCGGTCCATCGCAGCAGATGTCACTTACAGGCTTCGACAGACCCTCAGT GTGTGTGGACAGTTCCTAAGACACAGCAAGAGGCGCAGACTTACTCCAGATGATGTTAATCAAGCTCTCATGTGGATGGACATCCCTTCTGTCAATGG GTACACAAGCAGTGAGCCAACGGAGTGGCAAGCAGTGCCAGAGGTTGGGGTGCACATCCCTCATGATCCCACAGTCAACTTGGCAAGCACGGGCCTCAGTGGAGATATATTTCACCAGCCCGGCAGCCCATGTGTTAGAG GAGAATGGGCCTATATCAGTGGACACACCATAGTTAAGGGAGAAGGTAGTGGAGACTCCATTCCTGCCCCACTATCCCTCTCTTCAGACCACCAACAGTATTATCAGACACTGTTCACTGTTATTGCTGGACCATCAAATGACCTCTTCAAA ATGATGTGTGAGGATGTGGCCTCTAACCCTGGTGTGAATGGCATGGTGGGCTACATAGTGGGAGGAGTGATGCGCGGGGCTCACAAAGCAAGACAGAAGCCTTGCATCCTTCGTCGACTGCTCCTAATAGTGCAGGCACTCCTACTTAACTCCAACATTCATCTGGGGCCACAGAATTAT ATGCGTGACATAATCAACGTGCTTGTATACTGCATCATCATTGAGCGGAAGTCGCCACAAGACACCCAGATGATTCGGAGCTTGGCCTGCAATGTACTCCTTCAG GTAGTGTCACGGGAACCTGGCTGTCGTGTGACATGGGAAGGGGTGGTGAGCAGTCTGGGTGGAGTGGTGGCCAGTAGCAGCAGACCCTGGGGACAACATGTGGGAGCATTGATTGGCCTTCTCACCTTGGGCTGCCCTGCACTTCTCCACAGCCTCACTCCCATAGCTCGATCATACCACAACCGCCTGGCCCATGCTATTGCTCAGGCATCCAGCCCCAGCACCCGAGATGCCCTAGACGCACACACTGCCAAATGCTTTCTTCTG GCTGGACTTGTTAATGTCATGAAAAGCTATGTAAAAAGTCTCCCAGACAACATGGTCATGTTTGCATCATCCAAAGAATCTGCACCATCTCCAGCTCAGTCATCCAGTGGTATGGGTGATGAACAGGTACCCTTTGAACAAGTGCAAGAAATCTACAACCTAGGGGAGGAGGCATATGGGTCAGCCTTTATTACTCAGGTGCCAACAGTGTACCTTTGTTGCACCCCTAATCATGTTCCAAGCTTTTTGCAGTCATCTGTGTATAGGGACCAAGCCATCTCTGGGGATGCTCTTCTCAATCCCCCACCAGCCAGGCGACCCAAGCACAAAGCTTcaactccacaccaccaccaccagtcccctAGCAGAGCTAAGGGAAGGAGGAGCCACCAGCCTATTGCACCATCACAGGTCTTTGAGGGGTACAGGAGCCTACCAGAAAAATCTTGTATCCAAGTCAATATTGGAGGATGTCCCACCAAGAACTTGAACAagctgaagaggagagaatgTTCTCTACCAACAGTTGTGCCACACCCACACCGACCCCTCCTCTCCCGCTATTGTGCACGCCTCACTGGCTGTATGCCTCACAACACTTTCACAAAGCCCCTGCATGCTCCACTAAGATCTGGACCCTCCTTACAGTACCTCATTTTGTAA
- the LOC127009697 gene encoding TAF6-like RNA polymerase II p300/CBP-associated factor-associated factor 65 kDa subunit 6L isoform X2: MAFTEGDEKRCAQVAVESIITWGEAVGVADLPQDLARSIAADVTYRLRQTLSVCGQFLRHSKRRRLTPDDVNQALMWMDIPSVNGYTSSEPTEWQAVPEVGVHIPHDPTVNLASTGLSGDIFHQPGSPCVRGEWAYISGHTIVKGEGSGDSIPAPLSLSSDHQQYYQTLFTVIAGPSNDLFKMMCEDVASNPGVNGMVGYIVGGVMRGAHKARQKPCILRRLLLIVQALLLNSNIHLGPQNYMRDIINVLVYCIIIERKSPQDTQMIRSLACNVLLQVVSREPGCRVTWEGVVSSLGGVVASSSRPWGQHVGALIGLLTLGCPALLHSLTPIARSYHNRLAHAIAQASSPSTRDALDAHTAKCFLLAGLVNVMKSYVKSLPDNMVMFASSKESAPSPAQSSSGMGDEQVPFEQVQEIYNLGEEAYGSAFITQVPTVYLCCTPNHVPSFLQSSVYRDQAISGDALLNPPPARRPKHKASTPHHHHQSPSRAKGRRSHQPIAPSQVFEGYRSLPEKSCIQVNIGGCPTKNLNKLKRRECSLPTVVPHPHRPLLSRYCARLTGCMPHNTFTKPLHAPLRSGPSLQYLIL, encoded by the exons GGAGATGAGAAACGCTGTGCCCAGGTGGCTGTGGAAAGCATCATCACATGGGGGGAAGCAGTTGGAGTAGCAGACCTCCCTCAAGACCTAGCTCGGTCCATCGCAGCAGATGTCACTTACAGGCTTCGACAGACCCTCAGT GTGTGTGGACAGTTCCTAAGACACAGCAAGAGGCGCAGACTTACTCCAGATGATGTTAATCAAGCTCTCATGTGGATGGACATCCCTTCTGTCAATGG GTACACAAGCAGTGAGCCAACGGAGTGGCAAGCAGTGCCAGAGGTTGGGGTGCACATCCCTCATGATCCCACAGTCAACTTGGCAAGCACGGGCCTCAGTGGAGATATATTTCACCAGCCCGGCAGCCCATGTGTTAGAG GAGAATGGGCCTATATCAGTGGACACACCATAGTTAAGGGAGAAGGTAGTGGAGACTCCATTCCTGCCCCACTATCCCTCTCTTCAGACCACCAACAGTATTATCAGACACTGTTCACTGTTATTGCTGGACCATCAAATGACCTCTTCAAA ATGATGTGTGAGGATGTGGCCTCTAACCCTGGTGTGAATGGCATGGTGGGCTACATAGTGGGAGGAGTGATGCGCGGGGCTCACAAAGCAAGACAGAAGCCTTGCATCCTTCGTCGACTGCTCCTAATAGTGCAGGCACTCCTACTTAACTCCAACATTCATCTGGGGCCACAGAATTAT ATGCGTGACATAATCAACGTGCTTGTATACTGCATCATCATTGAGCGGAAGTCGCCACAAGACACCCAGATGATTCGGAGCTTGGCCTGCAATGTACTCCTTCAG GTAGTGTCACGGGAACCTGGCTGTCGTGTGACATGGGAAGGGGTGGTGAGCAGTCTGGGTGGAGTGGTGGCCAGTAGCAGCAGACCCTGGGGACAACATGTGGGAGCATTGATTGGCCTTCTCACCTTGGGCTGCCCTGCACTTCTCCACAGCCTCACTCCCATAGCTCGATCATACCACAACCGCCTGGCCCATGCTATTGCTCAGGCATCCAGCCCCAGCACCCGAGATGCCCTAGACGCACACACTGCCAAATGCTTTCTTCTG GCTGGACTTGTTAATGTCATGAAAAGCTATGTAAAAAGTCTCCCAGACAACATGGTCATGTTTGCATCATCCAAAGAATCTGCACCATCTCCAGCTCAGTCATCCAGTGGTATGGGTGATGAACAGGTACCCTTTGAACAAGTGCAAGAAATCTACAACCTAGGGGAGGAGGCATATGGGTCAGCCTTTATTACTCAGGTGCCAACAGTGTACCTTTGTTGCACCCCTAATCATGTTCCAAGCTTTTTGCAGTCATCTGTGTATAGGGACCAAGCCATCTCTGGGGATGCTCTTCTCAATCCCCCACCAGCCAGGCGACCCAAGCACAAAGCTTcaactccacaccaccaccaccagtcccctAGCAGAGCTAAGGGAAGGAGGAGCCACCAGCCTATTGCACCATCACAGGTCTTTGAGGGGTACAGGAGCCTACCAGAAAAATCTTGTATCCAAGTCAATATTGGAGGATGTCCCACCAAGAACTTGAACAagctgaagaggagagaatgTTCTCTACCAACAGTTGTGCCACACCCACACCGACCCCTCCTCTCCCGCTATTGTGCACGCCTCACTGGCTGTATGCCTCACAACACTTTCACAAAGCCCCTGCATGCTCCACTAAGATCTGGACCCTCCTTACAGTACCTCATTTTGTAA
- the LOC127009697 gene encoding TAF6-like RNA polymerase II p300/CBP-associated factor-associated factor 65 kDa subunit 6L isoform X1, protein MGDRNDSRGDEKRCAQVAVESIITWGEAVGVADLPQDLARSIAADVTYRLRQTLSVCGQFLRHSKRRRLTPDDVNQALMWMDIPSVNGYTSSEPTEWQAVPEVGVHIPHDPTVNLASTGLSGDIFHQPGSPCVRGEWAYISGHTIVKGEGSGDSIPAPLSLSSDHQQYYQTLFTVIAGPSNDLFKMMCEDVASNPGVNGMVGYIVGGVMRGAHKARQKPCILRRLLLIVQALLLNSNIHLGPQNYMRDIINVLVYCIIIERKSPQDTQMIRSLACNVLLQVVSREPGCRVTWEGVVSSLGGVVASSSRPWGQHVGALIGLLTLGCPALLHSLTPIARSYHNRLAHAIAQASSPSTRDALDAHTAKCFLLAGLVNVMKSYVKSLPDNMVMFASSKESAPSPAQSSSGMGDEQVPFEQVQEIYNLGEEAYGSAFITQVPTVYLCCTPNHVPSFLQSSVYRDQAISGDALLNPPPARRPKHKASTPHHHHQSPSRAKGRRSHQPIAPSQVFEGYRSLPEKSCIQVNIGGCPTKNLNKLKRRECSLPTVVPHPHRPLLSRYCARLTGCMPHNTFTKPLHAPLRSGPSLQYLIL, encoded by the exons GGAGATGAGAAACGCTGTGCCCAGGTGGCTGTGGAAAGCATCATCACATGGGGGGAAGCAGTTGGAGTAGCAGACCTCCCTCAAGACCTAGCTCGGTCCATCGCAGCAGATGTCACTTACAGGCTTCGACAGACCCTCAGT GTGTGTGGACAGTTCCTAAGACACAGCAAGAGGCGCAGACTTACTCCAGATGATGTTAATCAAGCTCTCATGTGGATGGACATCCCTTCTGTCAATGG GTACACAAGCAGTGAGCCAACGGAGTGGCAAGCAGTGCCAGAGGTTGGGGTGCACATCCCTCATGATCCCACAGTCAACTTGGCAAGCACGGGCCTCAGTGGAGATATATTTCACCAGCCCGGCAGCCCATGTGTTAGAG GAGAATGGGCCTATATCAGTGGACACACCATAGTTAAGGGAGAAGGTAGTGGAGACTCCATTCCTGCCCCACTATCCCTCTCTTCAGACCACCAACAGTATTATCAGACACTGTTCACTGTTATTGCTGGACCATCAAATGACCTCTTCAAA ATGATGTGTGAGGATGTGGCCTCTAACCCTGGTGTGAATGGCATGGTGGGCTACATAGTGGGAGGAGTGATGCGCGGGGCTCACAAAGCAAGACAGAAGCCTTGCATCCTTCGTCGACTGCTCCTAATAGTGCAGGCACTCCTACTTAACTCCAACATTCATCTGGGGCCACAGAATTAT ATGCGTGACATAATCAACGTGCTTGTATACTGCATCATCATTGAGCGGAAGTCGCCACAAGACACCCAGATGATTCGGAGCTTGGCCTGCAATGTACTCCTTCAG GTAGTGTCACGGGAACCTGGCTGTCGTGTGACATGGGAAGGGGTGGTGAGCAGTCTGGGTGGAGTGGTGGCCAGTAGCAGCAGACCCTGGGGACAACATGTGGGAGCATTGATTGGCCTTCTCACCTTGGGCTGCCCTGCACTTCTCCACAGCCTCACTCCCATAGCTCGATCATACCACAACCGCCTGGCCCATGCTATTGCTCAGGCATCCAGCCCCAGCACCCGAGATGCCCTAGACGCACACACTGCCAAATGCTTTCTTCTG GCTGGACTTGTTAATGTCATGAAAAGCTATGTAAAAAGTCTCCCAGACAACATGGTCATGTTTGCATCATCCAAAGAATCTGCACCATCTCCAGCTCAGTCATCCAGTGGTATGGGTGATGAACAGGTACCCTTTGAACAAGTGCAAGAAATCTACAACCTAGGGGAGGAGGCATATGGGTCAGCCTTTATTACTCAGGTGCCAACAGTGTACCTTTGTTGCACCCCTAATCATGTTCCAAGCTTTTTGCAGTCATCTGTGTATAGGGACCAAGCCATCTCTGGGGATGCTCTTCTCAATCCCCCACCAGCCAGGCGACCCAAGCACAAAGCTTcaactccacaccaccaccaccagtcccctAGCAGAGCTAAGGGAAGGAGGAGCCACCAGCCTATTGCACCATCACAGGTCTTTGAGGGGTACAGGAGCCTACCAGAAAAATCTTGTATCCAAGTCAATATTGGAGGATGTCCCACCAAGAACTTGAACAagctgaagaggagagaatgTTCTCTACCAACAGTTGTGCCACACCCACACCGACCCCTCCTCTCCCGCTATTGTGCACGCCTCACTGGCTGTATGCCTCACAACACTTTCACAAAGCCCCTGCATGCTCCACTAAGATCTGGACCCTCCTTACAGTACCTCATTTTGTAA